The Streptomyces luteogriseus genome includes a window with the following:
- a CDS encoding DUF503 domain-containing protein gives MYVGTLSFDLLLGDVHSLKEKRSLVRPIVAELQRKYGVSAAETGNQDLHRRAEIGLAVVSGETGHLSDVLDRCERLVAGRPEVELLSVRRRLHSDED, from the coding sequence ATGTATGTGGGGACTCTGTCCTTCGACCTGCTCCTCGGCGACGTCCACTCGCTCAAGGAAAAACGCTCTCTCGTCCGTCCGATCGTGGCCGAACTCCAGCGCAAGTACGGGGTGAGCGCGGCGGAGACGGGGAACCAGGACCTCCATCGCAGGGCCGAGATCGGGCTCGCGGTGGTCTCGGGGGAGACGGGACACCTCAGTGACGTACTGGACCGCTGTGAGCGGCTCGTCGCCGGGCGGCCCGAAGTCGAACTGCTCTCGGTTCGACGCAGGCTCCACAGCGACGAAGACTGA
- the truB gene encoding tRNA pseudouridine(55) synthase TruB: MTQKHTTPDGLVIVDKPSGFTSHDVVAKMRGIARTRRVGHAGTLDPMATGVLVLGVERATKLLGHLALTEKEYLGTIRLGQNTLTDDAEGDITSSTDASKVTREAIDAGIAGLTGDIMQVPSKVSAIKINGVRSYKRAREGEEFEIPARPVTVSSFGVYDVRDAVADDGTAVLDLVVSVVCSSGTYIRALARDLGAGLGVGGHLTALRRTRVGPYKLDAARTLDQLQQELTVMPIAEAATAAFPRWDVDDRRAKLLTNGVRLEMPETYAGAGPVAVFDPEGRFLALVEEQRGKAKSLAVFA; encoded by the coding sequence ATGACCCAGAAGCACACCACGCCCGACGGCCTTGTCATCGTCGACAAGCCGTCGGGCTTCACTTCGCACGACGTCGTCGCCAAGATGCGCGGCATCGCCAGAACACGACGCGTCGGACACGCGGGCACCCTCGACCCGATGGCGACGGGCGTCCTCGTCCTCGGCGTCGAGAGGGCGACCAAGCTCCTCGGCCATCTCGCGCTGACCGAGAAGGAGTACCTGGGCACCATCCGGCTCGGGCAGAACACCCTCACCGACGACGCCGAGGGGGACATCACCTCCTCCACGGACGCCTCCAAGGTCACCCGCGAGGCGATCGACGCCGGGATCGCCGGGCTGACCGGCGACATCATGCAGGTGCCGTCCAAGGTCAGCGCCATCAAGATCAACGGAGTGCGGTCCTACAAGCGGGCGCGCGAGGGCGAGGAGTTCGAGATCCCGGCCCGGCCCGTCACCGTCTCCTCGTTCGGCGTGTACGACGTCCGGGACGCCGTCGCCGACGACGGCACGGCCGTGCTCGACCTGGTCGTCTCGGTCGTCTGCTCCTCCGGCACCTACATCCGCGCCCTGGCCCGTGACCTGGGCGCCGGCCTGGGCGTCGGCGGTCACCTCACCGCCCTGCGCCGCACCCGCGTCGGCCCCTACAAGCTGGACGCGGCCCGCACGCTCGACCAGCTCCAGCAGGAGCTGACCGTGATGCCCATCGCCGAGGCCGCCACGGCGGCGTTCCCCCGCTGGGACGTCGACGACCGGCGGGCCAAGCTGCTCACCAACGGCGTACGGCTGGAGATGCCCGAGACGTACGCGGGCGCCGGCCCCGTGGCCGTCTTCGACCCGGAGGGCCGCTTCCTCGCGCTCGTCGAGGAGCAGCGGGGCAAGGCCAAGAGCCTGGCCGTCTTCGCCTGA
- a CDS encoding oligopeptide/dipeptide ABC transporter ATP-binding protein — protein MTISPTAPEVTTAPLLSAQGLHVTFPGRHGGPRARAVDGVDLDIRPGEIVALVGESGCGKTTLARSLLGLVEPTAGRVTFDGRPLDYSGRSLKAYRKRVQLVLQDPSGSLNPRHTVYDAVAEGLRIHGYGGDERTAVAEALSRAGLRPPERFFLRYPHELSGGQRQRVVIAGALVLEPELLVADEPVASLDASVRGEILALLLRLRAELGLSALVVTHDLGLAWNIADRVAVMYLGRIVETGAVEQVLTAPRHPYTQALLSVLPEAPGAPVILTGEPPDPSNVPSGCRFHVRCQILAAGEAEAAGVADACRNQDLEVLSGGGQSQVACHWAVSSALRGAGL, from the coding sequence ATGACCATCTCCCCCACGGCCCCCGAGGTCACCACGGCCCCGCTGCTCAGCGCCCAGGGCCTCCACGTCACGTTCCCCGGCCGGCACGGCGGCCCCCGGGCCCGCGCGGTGGACGGCGTCGACCTCGACATCCGCCCCGGCGAGATCGTCGCCCTGGTCGGTGAGTCCGGCTGCGGCAAGACGACCCTGGCCCGCAGCCTGCTCGGGCTGGTCGAGCCGACGGCGGGCCGGGTCACCTTCGACGGCCGCCCGCTGGACTACTCCGGCCGGTCCCTCAAGGCCTACCGCAAGCGCGTCCAGCTGGTCCTCCAGGACCCGAGCGGCTCGCTCAACCCCCGTCACACGGTGTACGACGCGGTCGCCGAGGGCCTGCGCATCCACGGCTACGGCGGCGACGAACGCACAGCGGTCGCCGAGGCCCTGTCCCGGGCCGGCCTGCGCCCCCCGGAGCGCTTCTTCCTGCGCTACCCGCACGAGCTGTCCGGCGGGCAACGCCAGCGGGTCGTCATCGCCGGGGCGCTCGTCCTGGAACCCGAACTCCTCGTCGCCGACGAGCCGGTGGCGTCCCTGGACGCCTCGGTACGCGGCGAGATCCTCGCCCTGCTGCTGCGGCTGCGCGCCGAACTGGGCCTGTCCGCGCTGGTGGTCACGCACGACCTGGGCCTGGCGTGGAACATCGCCGACCGGGTCGCGGTGATGTACCTGGGCCGGATCGTGGAGACGGGTGCGGTGGAGCAGGTCCTCACGGCACCGCGGCATCCCTACACGCAGGCGCTGCTGTCCGTGCTCCCGGAGGCTCCCGGCGCCCCGGTGATCCTCACGGGCGAGCCCCCGGACCCGTCCAACGTCCCGTCGGGCTGCCGCTTCCACGTGCGCTGCCAGATCCTGGCGGCCGGCGAGGCGGAAGCTGCGGGCGTGGCGGACGCATGCAGAAACCAGGATCTGGAGGTGCTGAGCGGGGGCGGGCAATCCCAGGTGGCCTGCCACTGGGCAGTGTCATCCGCCCTCAGGGGCGCGGGGCTGTAA
- a CDS encoding bifunctional riboflavin kinase/FAD synthetase, whose amino-acid sequence MQRWRGLEDIPQDWGRSVVTIGSYDGVHRGHQLIIRHAVDRARELGVPAVVVTFDPHPSEVVRPGSHPPLLAPHHRRAELMADLGVDAVLILPFTTEFSKLSPADFVVKVLVDKLHAKAVVEGPNFRFGHKAAGNVEFLSTQGKTYDFEVEIVDLYVTGEAGGGEPFSSTLTRRLVAEGDVGGAAEILGRPHRVEGVVVRGAQRGREMGFPTANVETLPHTAIPADGVYAGWLHAQGEAMPAAISVGTNPQFEGTERTVEAYAIDRVGLDLYGLHVAVDFLAFVRGQAKFETLDALLVQMAQDVEKCRELVAAEGAV is encoded by the coding sequence GTGCAGCGCTGGCGTGGCTTGGAGGACATCCCCCAGGACTGGGGACGCAGCGTCGTCACCATCGGCTCCTACGACGGAGTGCACCGCGGGCACCAGCTGATCATCCGGCATGCCGTGGACCGCGCCCGGGAGCTGGGCGTGCCCGCCGTCGTCGTCACCTTCGACCCGCACCCCAGCGAGGTCGTCCGCCCGGGCAGCCACCCTCCGCTGCTCGCCCCGCACCACCGCCGCGCCGAACTCATGGCCGACCTGGGTGTGGACGCGGTGCTCATCCTCCCCTTCACGACCGAGTTCTCGAAGCTGTCCCCGGCCGACTTCGTCGTCAAGGTCCTGGTCGACAAGCTGCACGCCAAGGCGGTCGTCGAGGGCCCCAACTTCCGCTTCGGCCACAAGGCCGCCGGGAACGTGGAGTTCCTGTCCACGCAGGGCAAGACCTACGACTTCGAGGTCGAGATCGTCGACCTGTACGTGACGGGTGAGGCGGGCGGCGGCGAGCCGTTCTCCTCCACGCTGACGCGGCGGCTGGTCGCCGAGGGCGACGTCGGGGGCGCGGCGGAGATCCTGGGCCGACCGCACCGGGTCGAGGGCGTCGTCGTCCGGGGTGCCCAGCGCGGGCGCGAAATGGGCTTCCCGACCGCCAACGTCGAGACTCTGCCGCACACGGCCATCCCGGCCGACGGGGTGTACGCCGGCTGGCTGCACGCCCAGGGGGAAGCGATGCCGGCGGCGATCTCCGTGGGGACGAACCCGCAGTTCGAGGGGACCGAGCGCACGGTGGAGGCGTACGCCATCGACCGGGTGGGGCTCGATCTGTACGGGTTGCATGTCGCGGTCGACTTCTTGGCGTTCGTGCGGGGGCAGGCGAAGTTCGAGACCCTGGACGCGCTGTTGGTTCAGATGGCGCAGGACGTCGAGAAGTGCAGGGAGTTGGTGGCGGCTGAGGGGGCTGTTTAG
- a CDS encoding trypsin-like peptidase domain-containing protein, translating into MASRNRSRETDDSPQGSPHLPGRAGHEGGAVPGDALVRVHDLAGRPRGTGFLADHHGTLITSHEAVDGLPRLVLYGAGGRRRVVSADAITPLPALDLALVRTEGLGVPPLPVTVGEGPGTGAYVRIAAGGWREARVLGPASVTYAATDRFHRLDDALELAVGTAGRDALRRGGGAAGGPVLDAGTGAVVAVLGTALSSDHRDVGFAVPLRARVPGAAGPLGELLAENATTVPAYGADLNPAGVLELTGASMALDGPPGGPGAPPPVERAAVAAEFTMFMGGPATVLGLVGPPGSGRTTELAALAARRRRAAQPTLWLRGCELRDGDASVADAARRALDRAAPAVTAASGCADLGDITPERLARLARSLGRPLLLLLDGPEEMPPALARRMTDWADGTARWLREAGARLVVACRAEYWETASLPAEQCVWLGDLTEDEAREARRTHGIPERALATADARHPLVLGLLGEVRAAASAPPGGTAASERTVPPAGTVPPAGTVPPVGTVPPVGAVPPVGAVPPVGAVPPAGTVPPAGTVPPVGTVPPVGTAVPERAAIDRSDVFTAYLDLMSLRIATRLAAGNGLQGTAVRRLAARVAGQVHEAARRSLGPGSGGLDREAFEAVFPWGPAPARLGGCSGWASAVLAEGLLVPAGAGYRFAHEGLADWLQGMHLDLDEALHVLVHRGEDAQSDPVPRHRIGPVVQALLCLARQHGAGRLASRLADLVHALDADPRSWWAARLLAGTLSALPDAAPYAEVLRLLADRIVAWRRQEPPVPQELGPAFWTGLRLPEETRCALLRRLVHADGPPCEAGPRFLDAVAGLLAADPTAVQPQLARWFDDEQPLPATPHATVATAAQALLHTHRHGALDDLADVLVDRAHPRADELLAVLTEEEPSAVCRAVDRWARDERPARRGAAVAHGLRVAPHVSTGGDRALLRYAALALLARPADRALHGGALALLVQDPHTRARYLPRALEQFAAGDPRFSPDALAGALLTDPEPVLGAFAARLERPDAEEALRALADATPPALARRVAALVCRAAQLRPELAGQVAAYADQRLDRGPAARSVLLPLVTGLLEDGPVRLRCALAGVVSPPGVPASRPLRRELRDALLAREHDTDVLDALLNAAARNGGDDLRDLVHRIGLLLVRTPEGATRFDRALVDLGRHVPGFAARAAAWLSDAPEEWAALVGPSSHRMIENLAGAGVPA; encoded by the coding sequence ATGGCGTCGCGGAACCGGTCCCGGGAGACGGACGACAGCCCACAAGGCTCCCCGCACCTCCCCGGACGAGCGGGACACGAGGGCGGGGCGGTCCCCGGGGACGCCCTCGTCCGTGTCCACGACCTGGCCGGGCGCCCCCGTGGCACCGGCTTCCTGGCCGACCACCACGGCACGCTGATCACCAGCCACGAGGCTGTCGACGGCCTGCCCCGGCTCGTCCTGTACGGCGCCGGGGGCCGCCGCCGGGTGGTGTCCGCCGACGCGATCACCCCGCTGCCCGCGCTGGACCTGGCCCTCGTCCGGACCGAGGGGCTCGGCGTGCCGCCACTGCCCGTCACCGTGGGGGAGGGGCCCGGGACCGGCGCCTACGTCCGGATCGCCGCCGGGGGCTGGCGCGAGGCGCGGGTGCTGGGCCCGGCCTCCGTGACGTACGCGGCCACGGACCGTTTCCACCGCCTCGACGACGCGCTGGAGCTGGCGGTCGGCACGGCGGGGCGGGACGCGCTGCGACGGGGCGGCGGAGCGGCCGGCGGCCCGGTGCTCGACGCCGGCACCGGTGCCGTGGTCGCGGTCCTCGGCACCGCGCTCAGCTCCGACCACCGCGACGTCGGGTTCGCCGTACCGCTGCGGGCCCGGGTCCCCGGGGCTGCGGGGCCGCTGGGCGAGCTGCTCGCCGAGAACGCGACGACGGTCCCCGCGTACGGCGCGGACCTCAATCCGGCCGGGGTACTGGAGCTGACCGGCGCCTCGATGGCGCTGGATGGCCCGCCCGGCGGCCCCGGTGCCCCGCCACCGGTCGAACGGGCGGCCGTGGCAGCCGAGTTCACCATGTTCATGGGAGGCCCGGCGACCGTGCTCGGCCTCGTCGGACCACCGGGCAGCGGCCGGACGACGGAACTCGCGGCGCTCGCCGCGCGGCGTCGGCGAGCGGCGCAGCCCACGCTGTGGCTGCGAGGCTGCGAACTGCGGGACGGCGATGCGTCGGTGGCGGACGCGGCACGCCGGGCGCTGGATCGGGCCGCCCCCGCCGTGACGGCCGCCTCCGGCTGCGCCGACCTCGGCGACATCACGCCCGAGCGTCTCGCCCGCCTCGCCCGCTCCCTGGGCCGCCCGTTGCTGCTTCTGCTCGACGGCCCCGAGGAGATGCCACCGGCCCTCGCCCGCCGGATGACCGACTGGGCGGACGGGACCGCGCGGTGGCTGCGGGAAGCCGGAGCCCGGCTGGTGGTGGCGTGCCGGGCGGAGTACTGGGAGACCGCGTCCTTGCCCGCGGAGCAGTGCGTGTGGCTCGGCGACCTCACCGAGGACGAGGCCCGGGAGGCGCGGCGGACCCACGGCATCCCCGAGCGCGCCCTCGCCACGGCCGACGCCCGGCATCCCCTCGTCCTAGGCCTCCTCGGAGAGGTCCGGGCGGCTGCCTCCGCGCCTCCGGGAGGGACCGCGGCTTCGGAACGGACCGTGCCTCCGGCAGGGACCGTGCCTCCGGCAGGCACCGTGCCTCCGGTAGGCACCGTGCCTCCGGTAGGGGCCGTGCCTCCGGTAGGGGCCGTGCCTCCGGTAGGGGCCGTGCCCCCGGCAGGCACCGTGCCCCCGGCAGGCACCGTGCCTCCGGTAGGGACCGTGCCTCCGGTAGGGACCGCGGTCCCGGAAAGGGCCGCGATCGATCGGAGCGACGTCTTCACGGCCTACCTGGACCTGATGTCCCTGCGCATCGCCACCCGCCTGGCCGCGGGCAACGGCCTGCAGGGCACGGCCGTACGGCGGCTGGCCGCCAGGGTCGCCGGGCAGGTGCACGAGGCCGCCCGGCGCAGTCTCGGCCCGGGGTCGGGGGGCCTCGACCGGGAGGCGTTCGAGGCGGTGTTCCCGTGGGGGCCCGCCCCGGCGCGGCTCGGCGGCTGCTCGGGCTGGGCGTCGGCCGTGCTCGCCGAGGGCCTGCTCGTGCCCGCCGGAGCCGGTTACCGCTTCGCGCACGAGGGGCTCGCCGACTGGCTCCAGGGCATGCACCTCGACCTCGACGAGGCCCTGCACGTCCTCGTGCACCGCGGCGAGGACGCACAGTCCGACCCCGTGCCGCGCCACCGCATCGGGCCGGTCGTGCAGGCCCTGCTCTGCCTCGCCCGGCAGCACGGCGCCGGCCGACTCGCCTCCCGCCTGGCCGACCTCGTGCACGCCCTGGACGCAGATCCACGGTCCTGGTGGGCCGCCCGGCTGCTCGCCGGGACGCTCTCGGCCCTGCCCGACGCGGCGCCCTACGCGGAGGTGCTGCGGTTGCTCGCCGACCGGATCGTGGCCTGGCGGCGGCAGGAGCCGCCCGTGCCGCAGGAGCTCGGGCCCGCCTTCTGGACCGGCCTGCGACTACCCGAGGAGACACGCTGCGCGCTGCTGCGTCGGCTGGTACACGCCGACGGGCCGCCGTGCGAGGCCGGGCCCCGCTTCCTGGACGCCGTGGCAGGACTCCTCGCCGCCGACCCCACGGCCGTGCAACCGCAGCTCGCCCGCTGGTTCGACGACGAGCAGCCGCTGCCCGCCACCCCGCACGCGACCGTCGCCACGGCCGCGCAGGCGCTGCTGCACACCCACCGTCACGGCGCCCTGGACGATCTGGCGGACGTGCTCGTCGACCGCGCACACCCTAGGGCCGACGAACTGCTCGCCGTGCTGACCGAGGAGGAACCGTCGGCGGTGTGCCGGGCCGTCGACCGGTGGGCGCGCGACGAGCGGCCCGCCCGGCGGGGCGCCGCGGTGGCGCACGGACTGCGCGTCGCGCCGCATGTGAGCACCGGGGGCGACCGCGCCCTCCTGCGCTACGCGGCCCTCGCCCTGCTCGCCCGCCCCGCCGACCGCGCCCTGCACGGCGGCGCCCTCGCCCTCCTCGTCCAGGACCCCCACACCCGGGCCCGCTACCTCCCGCGGGCCTTGGAGCAATTCGCGGCGGGCGACCCGCGGTTCTCGCCGGACGCACTGGCCGGAGCCCTCCTGACCGACCCCGAGCCGGTCCTCGGGGCCTTCGCGGCCCGGCTGGAGCGGCCCGACGCGGAGGAGGCGCTGCGGGCACTCGCCGACGCCACCCCGCCCGCCCTGGCCCGGCGGGTCGCCGCGCTGGTGTGCCGGGCGGCGCAACTGCGGCCGGAACTCGCCGGGCAGGTGGCCGCCTACGCGGACCAGCGGCTCGACCGGGGCCCCGCCGCCCGGTCCGTGCTCCTGCCGCTGGTCACCGGCCTGCTGGAGGACGGCCCGGTTCGGCTGCGCTGCGCCCTCGCCGGCGTCGTCAGCCCGCCCGGCGTCCCCGCCTCGCGCCCGCTGCGCCGCGAACTGCGCGACGCGCTCCTCGCCCGGGAGCACGACACCGACGTCCTGGACGCGCTGCTGAACGCCGCCGCCCGCAACGGCGGCGACGACCTGCGCGACCTCGTCCACCGCATCGGACTGCTCCTCGTGCGCACCCCGGAGGGCGCCACGCGCTTCGACCGGGCCCTGGTCGACCTGGGCCGGCACGTGCCCGGCTTCGCCGCCCGCGCGGCCGCCTGGCTGAGCGACGCGCCCGAGGAGTGGGCGGCCCTGGTCGGGCCCAGTTCCCACCGGATGATCGAGAACCTGGCGGGCGCGGGCGTCCCCGCGTGA
- the rbfA gene encoding 30S ribosome-binding factor RbfA, with protein MADNARAKRLADLIREVVAQKLQRGIKDPRLGSHVTITDTRVTGDLREATVFYTVYGDDEERAAAAAGLESAKGILRSEVGRAAGVKFTPTLAFVMDALPDNARTIEDLLDKARQSDEKVREASAGARYAGEADPYRKPEEDDETDDSAE; from the coding sequence GTGGCCGACAACGCGCGGGCTAAGAGGCTGGCGGACCTCATCCGAGAGGTGGTGGCCCAGAAGCTGCAGCGCGGGATCAAGGACCCGCGGCTCGGCTCGCACGTCACCATCACGGACACCCGGGTCACGGGTGACCTCAGGGAGGCGACCGTCTTCTACACGGTGTACGGGGACGACGAGGAGCGCGCGGCGGCCGCCGCCGGCCTGGAGAGCGCCAAGGGCATCCTGCGCTCCGAGGTGGGCCGGGCCGCCGGTGTGAAGTTCACGCCGACCCTGGCCTTCGTCATGGACGCCCTGCCGGACAACGCCCGCACCATCGAGGACCTCCTCGACAAGGCGCGCCAGTCCGACGAGAAGGTGCGCGAGGCGTCCGCGGGCGCCAGGTACGCCGGCGAGGCCGACCCGTACCGCAAGCCCGAAGAGGACGACGAGACGGACGACAGCGCCGAATGA